Genomic window (Escherichia fergusonii ATCC 35469):
TGACGGAAAAGGTGGAACACGTCGTGGTTGAAGGCACGGGGGGATGGCGTAGTTTGATGAATGATCTACGCCCTTTGTCAGAATGGGTAGTGCAAGAACAGTTACCCGTGGTGATGGTCGTCGGTATCCAGGAAGGTTGTATAAACCACGCCTTACTGACGGCGCAGGCCATTGCCAATGACGGCCTGCCGCTAATTGGCTGGGTAGCAAATCGCATTAACCCAGGTCTGGCGCACTATGCCGAAATTATTGATGTGCTGAGCAAAAAAATTCCTGCGCCATTGATTGGTGAATTGCCTTATCTGCCTCGTGCTGAGCAACGCGAACTGGGGCAATATATTCGTTTATCTATGCTCGACCGGGTGTTGTCGGTAAATAGAATCGGGATGTAACGATCGCGAAATCACCGTCGCTAATACACATGCCAGCAATAAACCGGGGAGTAGTTGATACTCTCCGGTCATTTCGCAAATCATTAATGTCGACATAATTGGCGCATGAGTGGTTGCCGCCAGCAGCGTCGCCATGCCACTTAATCCCAGCAAAATAACCTGAGCATCAGGGCCTTGCCCCAGTACACGCCCAA
Coding sequences:
- the bioD gene encoding dethiobiotin synthase, with product MLKRFFITGTDTSVGKTVVSRALLQALASEGKVVAGYKPVAKGSKETAEGLRNKDALVLQSVSTISLPYEAVNPIALSEEESSVAHSCPINYTLISNGLAKLTEKVEHVVVEGTGGWRSLMNDLRPLSEWVVQEQLPVVMVVGIQEGCINHALLTAQAIANDGLPLIGWVANRINPGLAHYAEIIDVLSKKIPAPLIGELPYLPRAEQRELGQYIRLSMLDRVLSVNRIGM